A DNA window from Rhineura floridana isolate rRhiFlo1 chromosome 11, rRhiFlo1.hap2, whole genome shotgun sequence contains the following coding sequences:
- the LOC133367957 gene encoding olfactory receptor 12D1-like, which produces MENQTEVSEFILMGLTNLWELQRTLFAIFLLMYLASLVGNGAIVVVAIAEPKLHTPMYFFLGHLSCLDILYSTVTVPKMLAGFLSEIQIISFGGCMAQLHFFHFLGSSEVILLGVMAFDRYVAICNPLHYTTVMRKQVCWLLAAATWSTGFFHALMHVVATARLSFCGPNHIEHFFCDIKPLLKLACGSTHLNLMLLSTVTSCIAMGPFIITLLSYFYIITFLLFKVQSRGGRQKAFSTCGSHLMVVALLYVPVLFNYMLPSVGNASQRDMMVTLIYSAITPVLNPLIYTLRNQEVKTALQKIVGGHIFTFH; this is translated from the coding sequence ATGGAGAACCAAACAGAGGTGAGCGAATTCATCTTGATGGGCCTTACCAATCTCTGGGAGCTTCAGCGTACACTCTTTGCTATCTTCCTGCTGATGTATTTGGCCAGCCTAGTAGGGAATGGAGCTATTGTTGTAGTTGCAATAGCTGAACCAAAGCTTCATACTCCAATGTATTTTTTTCTTGGGCACCTTTCTTGCCTTGACATCTTGTATTCCACAGTCACTGTTCCGAAGATGCTAGCTGGTTTTCTGTCAGAAATACAAATCATTTCTTTCGGTGGATGCATGGCCcaactccatttttttcatttcttAGGAAGCAGTGAAGTAATTCTTCTTGGAGTCATGGCATTTGACCGCTATGTTGCAATATGCAACCCCTTGCATTATACCACAGTAATGCGTAAGCAGGTCTGCTGGCTGTTGGCAGCAGCCACTTGGTCCACTGGCTTTTTCCATGCCCTGATGCATGTAGTGGCGACTGCCCGTCTCTCCTTCTGTGGACCTAACCACATTGAGCACTTTTTTTGTGACATCAAGCCATTGCTGAAATTGGCCTGTGGCAGTACACACCTCAACCTCATGCTCCTCAGTACTGTCACCAGCTGCATTGCTATGGGTCCTTTCATCATCACACTTCTGTCCTACTTCTACATTATCACCTTCCTTCTCTTCAAAGTGCAATCTCGAGGTGGTCGACAGAAAGCCTTCTCAACCTGCGGATCCCACCTGATGGTGGTGGCTTTGCTCTATGTGCCAGTGTTGTTTAACTATATGCTCCCTTCTGTTGGAAATGCATCTCAAAGGGACATGATGGTAACCCTAATATATAGTGCAATTACCCCTGTTTTGAACCCACTTATCTATACACTGAGGAACCAGGAGGTCAAAACTGCCTTGCAGAAGATTGTGGGTGGACATATTTTCACATTTCACTGA